CACCGCCTTCTCTCCGAAGGATTTAATTGCATTAAAAGGCTTTACCACATCAGCCGTTTTGAGGAACTTCATGATCTTGGAATCCCCGCTCGGTGTCGGTGGGACTGGAGGTGGTGGCGGCACTGGCGGTGGCACCGGGTCTTTCTTCAAATTGATCCTAGGCTTAGGTAGAACCTCTGGTTCTGGTTCCGGTGGTTTAACATCCTCTTTTTTTACCTCAGGCTTTTTTTCTTCCGTTTTCTTTTTTTCTTTAAGCCCTTTCCACCATTTTACCTTTTTGGCCTCTTCCGCTTTCTCAGGCTCCTCTACAACAGGCGCGGCGTTAAGCATCCGTACCCCCAACTGCTGGGATTGCGCAGCCCTTTGGCTTTGCTGCATCACAACTGTTCTGGACACATCCACTTTGACCGGCAGCCGTTTGAAGCCTTCCAGCAGCGTGTCATTGATCTGTTGCAAGGATTGAATAATCCGATCCTCCGAGCGGATGATTTGTTCACTGGAACGTTTCACCGCCGCCTGAAAACCCTTTACCGACCGGTTAACCATGTCGAGATTATTATTCATCCGCAGGCTTTGTTTATGGACGGCTTTCCATATCGTAACCGACCTGCGCGAGATAATGACTGCTTTGGAGCTATCGATTTCCATTCTTTCACCCCCTTCATCGCTTCTTCCCCTTGCTCCGCGCACGCTCCCGCTTCTCCTTGTCCACGCGTACGGAGATCATGGCATAGATTGCTGCGCGTTCGCGGACGGAGAGCTTCATCAGTTCATGCGGCAGAATATGCAGCTCATGGAGGGCGTAATAGGCCAGATTGGCCTCACCATCGCCCTCGTTGATTAGTTTTTTACGTCATCCACCAGTTCGTTCATATCTGTGGCGAAGCCGTTCAGAGCCTGAACCCGCTCCCCAAGCGCAGCGAATTCTCCGGGCAGCAGCATTTTGCGCAGCAGCGATTCGGCGCCCATGACCCCGTAGGAACGCTGAAGCTCCGTATTCTTCAGATCCGGATGCACAATGCTTGCCGTCATGAGCTTCGCCATATATTCGTTGGGATCAATATCCGTAGTGTAGGTGCCGTTCTTTCCCTTGACCTTGCGGGTGGCCGCTTTACGGCATTCCTGGTTCTCTTCCTCATTCATACTGCGCAGCTTCCAGACAGCAGGGTTACCTTCCTTGTCCTTGAACCGCAGCGAGACCGCGAATTCCTCTGTTGTATCACAAGCCGCATTTTGCGCAAAAAATAAACTTAATTCACTCATGTTGTTCCTCCCGGATTCTTATTGTGTTAGGGCAGCGAAGAGGCCCGCCGCAGAATACCGCCGCACAGCGGCTATGGCTTCAATGATTATCCAGATACTTTGCGGGGCCTCCCGAACCTATTCATTCATTTACTCTTTTACAACCTGCGAATAGCCCGCTTATGCTTTATTGACCGGCATTTGCCGGAGCCGCGAAGGGCTGCACCAATTCCACATCCTCGAAGGTAAAAGCAACCTCTTCCTCCAGCGCATCCGACTCCGTATCCAGCGAAGCCATAATGACACTGTCCAGATTGACATCCTTCAGCATGATGCGCTGGGCGCCCACGGTTGAGGACGGATCTTCATTGGTCACGATAATGCTGAAGTATTGGTCAATCCCTGTCTTCATGTACTCCAGCATCATCTGGCGGAAACGGCTCGTCATATAAAAAATCGTCATCGTACCGCTGCCCGACCAGCCTGTCGCCTTATGCTGCACCCCGCGGCGTCCAAGCGTCTTCACTTCCGCCTTCTGCTTCTCTACAGTGGCTTCCAGGGTTTTAACATAGAACATTTCTTCCGTCTGTCCGTTAATCGTGGCATAGGCCCGGCCCTCCTGGCCGGACAGCGTATCGCTGGCTCTCAAGAATGTCATCTTAGACCACCTTCACTTTCATATATACTTTTTCTACGGAATCCACCGGCTTCACCGCTACCTCCAGCACTACGCTGTCACTGTCCGCTCCGGGAGTCACCACAATGTCGCTTTGCGCATTGAAGTTCTCAATCGCCCCGAGGTTCTGCAGATCATTCATATAAGTGACGCACTGTGACCAGAAGAGCGCGCGCCCGTCCTCATTATTCGGCAATTTGCCAATGAAGTAGCTCTCAAAAATCCGCTTCAAATCACCAGCGATCCCATCCAGCACACGCAGCACGCGGTTCTTGGAGAAGGCCTTGCCTTTGTCTGTGGAGAAGGAAGTGAACGTGTTAATGTCCTGCTCCACTACTGCCCGGCCTCCGCTATAGGTGAACAGCAGCTCTCCATCTGTAAGTGCTTCTACCGTCTCGGAATGGCTGAAGCGCACATCTGCGTCTACAGCATCGTCATAGGCCTGATAAGTTAGGGATTCGTTCACCGCAGCAGCGGCAGTAGCACCGGCAACCCAAGCCACGGCATGAGCTTTATCCACTACCGTTCCATCACTCAAAATAACGCCGTTCGCCACACTGATGATGCCTTCATGGTCAGCCGTAGCATAATCGGACAAGACCGCCTGCACCTTCTTGCCTTCCGTATTACGCAGACGCTTCACATAGGCGCTATACAGGGACTTCAGCGTGTTATCCTGCGATACCAGACCTACCGTCTGGAAATCCTGAACCTCCAGCGCCGACAAGAACGCACTATGCTCCGCATTTGTGACTGTTCCATTCGCACCGCCTGAGAGCGGCAACCCGGCTGTCACCGTCAGCGCACCGGATTCACTAGGCTTAAATTCTACATAAGCATTCGCAGCCAGGCTGGAAGCAGCGCCTACCGTCTGCTTGTCCACCTCACTACCCTCCAGCAGCGTCCGGACATCGAACTGAGTGCTGTCATCGATATTTTTCTCGATCACAACCTTAAGCGCATTCCCTCGTTCCCCGCCATACAGCGCAGTCGCCTGAACTCCGTTATTGGTCACAGCAGCCTTCACACCCTGATTCAGACGGTAGAGCAGCAGTGTGCCTGCCCGCTTCAGCACCTCTCGCACCGGCAGCAGCTCTGCAGCCGTCAGATCATAGCCCAGCTTTTGCTGAAAATCATCCTGAGCCGTAAGCTTCAGAATGACGCCCGCGGGCCCCCAAGGCAGTGCAAGCGCCAAAGCAGCCGTACCGCGTTCCCCCATTTTACCTGCCACAATGCCGTTTGAGGCTACATTTACGTATACCCCCGGACGCACCTTGTTTTGTGTTGTCCATGTTCCTCCAGCCATTAGATAACCTCCTTATTTAGATACAGCTCCATCAAATGCTTAGCCTCTTCCAAGGTGTAGCTCCCGTTCTCTTGCAGAACTACCTCCAGTACATCCTTTTCCCGCGGCGCAAACAGAGCGGAGTTCATCATCTGCTTCTTTCCAAAAGCATCCGGTCCCCCGCTGCCGCGTTCCCGCTCACTTGCCGTCATTTCCTTAGAACTCATTTCAGCCGCGCCCCTTCCGTGAAGTGTCCCATCAGCTCTGCCTCTTCCTCCGGCTGCTTCTGCTTCTGAAGATAGAGCATAAAGTCCACGGTGAACAGCGCCCCCCGTCCCTCTGCTCCGGCTACCCAGGACTGGCGCACCACCCGATAAGCGGGATTAACACTTTCTCTTGCGTCCAGTGCCTCACAAAGCCCGTCAGCCATAGCCTCTGCGTCCAGCAGACTTCCTTGCTCATAGCGGATACCGAAGCGGTAGACCGCCATGTATCTGCCTTCACGCTGCCTGTCGTAGGTT
This genomic interval from Paenibacillus sp. FSL H8-0332 contains the following:
- a CDS encoding phage portal protein; the encoded protein is MSELSLFFAQNAACDTTEEFAVSLRFKDKEGNPAVWKLRSMNEEENQECRKAATRKVKGKNGTYTTDIDPNEYMAKLMTASIVHPDLKNTELQRSYGVMGAESLLRKMLLPGEFAALGERVQALNGFATDMNELVDDVKN
- a CDS encoding phage tail tube protein encodes the protein MTFLRASDTLSGQEGRAYATINGQTEEMFYVKTLEATVEKQKAEVKTLGRRGVQHKATGWSGSGTMTIFYMTSRFRQMMLEYMKTGIDQYFSIIVTNEDPSSTVGAQRIMLKDVNLDSVIMASLDTESDALEEEVAFTFEDVELVQPFAAPANAGQ
- a CDS encoding phage tail sheath family protein translates to MAGGTWTTQNKVRPGVYVNVASNGIVAGKMGERGTAALALALPWGPAGVILKLTAQDDFQQKLGYDLTAAELLPVREVLKRAGTLLLYRLNQGVKAAVTNNGVQATALYGGERGNALKVVIEKNIDDSTQFDVRTLLEGSEVDKQTVGAASSLAANAYVEFKPSESGALTVTAGLPLSGGANGTVTNAEHSAFLSALEVQDFQTVGLVSQDNTLKSLYSAYVKRLRNTEGKKVQAVLSDYATADHEGIISVANGVILSDGTVVDKAHAVAWVAGATAAAAVNESLTYQAYDDAVDADVRFSHSETVEALTDGELLFTYSGGRAVVEQDINTFTSFSTDKGKAFSKNRVLRVLDGIAGDLKRIFESYFIGKLPNNEDGRALFWSQCVTYMNDLQNLGAIENFNAQSDIVVTPGADSDSVVLEVAVKPVDSVEKVYMKVKVV
- a CDS encoding DUF6838 family protein; this encodes MTVQQLRGNITAALGQFFPDIPVYVEGDKPQSAYFRLELLSATYDRQREGRYMAVYRFGIRYEQGSLLDAEAMADGLCEALDARESVNPAYRVVRQSWVAGAEGRGALFTVDFMLYLQKQKQPEEEAELMGHFTEGARLK